A window of the Gossypium hirsutum isolate 1008001.06 chromosome A05, Gossypium_hirsutum_v2.1, whole genome shotgun sequence genome harbors these coding sequences:
- the LOC107957890 gene encoding probable xyloglucan glycosyltransferase 12 — MAPSFDLWAKGSHKGTPVVVKMENPNWSMFELEGPSEDDFLIGNTPTGSREKARGKNAKQLTWVLLLKAHRAAGCLTSLGSAFVSLGSAVRRRVASGRTDADSTSSNENKTVKTRFYNCIKVFLWLSLLLLGFEIAAYFKGWHFDAPKLQLQYVFTSPYGVRDVFDWVYTRWVLIRVEYLAPPLQFLSNFCIVLFLIQSLDRLILCLGCFWIRLKKIKPIPKQDAVADLESGENGFFPMVLVQIPMCNEKEVYQQSIGAVCNLDWPKSKILIQILDDSDDPTTQLLIKEEVHKWQQEGVNIVYRHRIIRDGYKAGNLKSAMGCSYVKDCEFVAIFDADFQPTPDFLKRTVPHFKDNEDVGLVQARWSFVNKDENLLTRLQNINLAFHFEVEQQVNGIFLNFFGFNGTAGVWRIKALEESGGWLERTTVEDMDIAVRAHLKGWKFVFLNDVECQCEVPESYEAYRKQQHRWHSGPMQLFRLCLPDIIRAKISVWKKFNLIFLFFLLRKLILPFYSFTLFCIILPMTMFVPEAELPAWVVCYIPATMSFLNILPAPKSFPFIVPYLLFENTMSVTKFNAMISGLFQLGSAYEWVVTKKSGRSSEGDLVSLVEKKPKHHRVGSEPNLEEMKADLQQEQEQKARKKKHNRIYTKELSLAFLLLTASARSLLSAQGIHFYFLLFQGISFLLVGLDLIGEQVL; from the exons ATGGCGCCGTCTTTTGATTTATGGGCAAAAGGCAGCCATAAAGGTACACCAGTTGTTGTCAAAATGGAAAACCCAAACTGGTCAATGTTCGAGCTTGAAGGTCCATCCGAAGACGATTTCCTCATCGGCAACACCCCGACCGGTTCTCGAGAAAAAGCGCGCGGCAAAAACGCCAAACAACTCACTTGGGTTCTCCTCTTAAAAGCTCACCGTGCTGCTGGCTGCTTGACTTCCCTTGGCTCCGCATTTGTCAGTCTCGGTTCAGCCGTCCGTCGTCGGGTCGCTTCCGGTCGAACCGACGCCGACAGTACTTCCTCCAACGAAAACAAAACCGTTAAAACTAGGTTTTATAACTGCATCAAAGTGTTCCTGTGGTTATCTTTGTTGTTACTGGGTTTCGAGATAGCCGCGTACTTCAAAGGCTGGCATTTTGATGCCCCAAAGCTTCAGTTGCAGTACGTTTTCACTTCGCCTTACGGTGTTAGAGACGTGTTCGACTGGGTATACACTCGTTGGGTATTGATTCGGGTGGAGTATCTGGCTCCCCCTCTTCAGTTCCTCTCAAATTTCTGCATTGTTCTCTTCCTTATCCAAAGCTTGGATAGGTTAATCCTCTGTTTGGGTTGCTTTTGGATCCGTTTAAAAAAGATCAAGCCAATCCCCAAACAAGACGCTGTTGCAGATCTTGAATCTGGGGAAAATGGTTTCTTCCCAATGGTCCTCGTTCAGATCCCTATGTGTAACGAAAAAGAG GTTTACCAACAGTCTATTGGTGCTGTTTGTAATTTGGACTGGCCAAAATCCAAAATCTTGATTCAAATTTTGGATGATTCTGATGATCCAACCACTCAGCTGCTTATTAAAGAGGAGGTGCATAAATGGCAACAAGAAGGTGTCAACATTGTATACCGGCACCGTATAATTAGAGATGGCTACAAAGCTGGGAACCTTAAGTCCGCCATGGGTTGTAGTTATGTTAAAGACTGTGAATTTGTCGCCATTTTCGATGCTGATTTTCAGCCCACCCCCGATTTTCTTAAACGAACCGTACCCCACTTTAAG GACAATGAGGATGTAGGATTGGTTCAGGCAAGGTGGTCGTTTGTTAACAAGGATGAGAATTTACTAACCAGACTTCAAAACATAAATTTGGCATTTCACTTTGAGGTAGAGCAACAAGTGAATGGTATTTTCCTTAACTTCTTTGGGTTTAACGGGACTGCTGGAGTTTGGAGGATTAAGGCTTTGGAGGAGTCCGGTGGGTGGTTGGAGAGGACAACGGTTGAGGACATGGATATTGCTGTCCGAGCTCATCTTAAAGGATGGAAGTTCGTTTTTCTCAATGATGTCGAG TGTCAATGTGAAGTTCCTGAATCCTATGAAGCTTATAGAAAACAACAGCATAGATGGCATTCCGGTCCTATGCAGTTGTTTCGTCTCTGTTTGCCGGATATTATCCGTGCTAAG ATAAGCGTATGGAAGAAATTCAATTTGATCTTTCTGTTCTTTCTGCTCCGGAAACTGATCCTACCGTTTTATTCATTCACTCTTTTCTGCATTATTCTCCCGATGACCATGTTCGTTCCAGAGGCTGAGCTTCCTGCATGGGTTGTTTGTTACATCCCTGCTACAATGTCGTTCCTTAACATCCTTCCGGCACCAAAATCCTTCCCGTTCATTGTTCCTTACCTTCTTTTCGAGAATACCATGTCGGTGACCAAGTTCAATGCTATGATATCTGGTCTTTTCCAACTCGGCAGTGCATACGAGTGGGTCGTTACGAAAAAATCCGGACGATCTTCGGAGGGTGATCTTGTTTCATTGGTTGAGAAAAAGCCAAAACACCATCGGGTTGGATCAGAACCCAATCTTGAGGAAATGAAAGCTGATCTCCAGCAAGAACAGGAACAAAAGGCTCGTAAAAAGAAGCATAATAGAATATACACGAAGGAGCTCTCTCTGGCGTTCCTCCTCCTAACAGCTTCAGCTAGGAGCTTACTGTCTGCACAGGGTATCCATTTCTATTTCTTGCTGTTTCAAGGGATATCCTTCCTTCTGGTTGGTCTAGACCTTATTGGTGAGCAGGTTCTGTAA